ATCGACGCGCCCCCGGGCAGCGCCGAGGCCATCGACGGCATCACCTCGGCCAGCCGCCCCATCCTGAGCGAGGAGGACGCCTTCAAGGACTACGTGAAGGTGCGCAACTCGCTGCAGGGGACCATGAACTGGTCGGGCGCGGGCCTCAGCTACTACGTCTCGGACGAGGACGACTACTTCGCCCAGATGCTCGCCGCCGCCTACGCGGCCGACTTCATGGACGACAACTTCAACCTCGCCGCCGGCCTGAGCTACGGCTGGGACGACATCCGGGCCCTGCAGCAGGACGGCTCCCGCGGCTCGGCCTACCGGCACACGAGCCACGTCAACCTGGTCGCGACCCAGATCGTGACGCCGAGCCTGCGCCTGCGGGTGGGGGCCGAGCTGAACCTGGTGCGCGGCCAGCAGCACGATCCCTACCGCAGCGTGTACGTGGGCGGGGGCATCGAGCCGGAGCTGCATCCGGACCATCGCTCGCGGCGCGACGTGTTCGTGAACCTGAGCCAGTACCTCGGCAACGAATCGAGCCTGAAGCTCGACTACCGCTACTACGACGACAACTGGTCCGTGCGCTCCCACACCTGGGGCGTGCGGCTGGCCCAGCGCATCTCGCGGCCGCTGACGGTGCGCTACCGCTACCGCTACTACACCCAGGGGGCCGCCTGGTTCTACCGCGACGACTACCGCGGGGGCACCAGCATCGACGGCTACCAGACGGCCGACTACCGCCTCGGCGACTACGGCGCCCACCTCTTCGGGGGTCACGTGATCTGGCGTCCGGAGTCGCTCTTCGGCGGGAGCGGCATCCTCGCCCGTACCGAACTGCGCTTCACCTACGAGCGGTACTTCAACAGCAACAACTTCACGGCGAACGTCTTCGAGACCAGCGTCTCGGTGACGTTCTGACCGGAGCGCAAAGGAGACCGGCATGTTCCGCACGACCCTGACCTCGACGCTGCTGCTGGCCGCCACGCTGGCCGGCGGCGGCCTGCGCGCGGCGACCTTCGAGCCGCAGCCCTTCCTGGCCGACGGGGGCGTCGACGTGCTCGATCGCCAGGTGACGCGGCAGCTCGTCGACCGCGACCTCTTCTCGGCGCCGTGGGCCACGGTGGTCCTCGGCCGGGTCGACGTCTACGCGACCTTCCCCTACCTGGAGTCGCGCTACTTCCAGGTCGTCAGCGATCCGGGCTGGAACCGGCTC
This window of the bacterium genome carries:
- a CDS encoding DUF3570 domain-containing protein, translating into MTLRSGRNGAAVVLAAAVLTVAGGVVRGAAPQLADNTAGYAMNFFSDVEGVHVYTQYVDSAFRLSDQVAAGIEWVHDRVVIPAIDAPPGSAEAIDGITSASRPILSEEDAFKDYVKVRNSLQGTMNWSGAGLSYYVSDEDDYFAQMLAAAYAADFMDDNFNLAAGLSYGWDDIRALQQDGSRGSAYRHTSHVNLVATQIVTPSLRLRVGAELNLVRGQQHDPYRSVYVGGGIEPELHPDHRSRRDVFVNLSQYLGNESSLKLDYRYYDDNWSVRSHTWGVRLAQRISRPLTVRYRYRYYTQGAAWFYRDDYRGGTSIDGYQTADYRLGDYGAHLFGGHVIWRPESLFGGSGILARTELRFTYERYFNSNNFTANVFETSVSVTF